One genomic segment of Coffea arabica cultivar ET-39 chromosome 6e, Coffea Arabica ET-39 HiFi, whole genome shotgun sequence includes these proteins:
- the LOC113697222 gene encoding uncharacterized protein, translating into MGRGRGKGKKQLSTAAREDAGSGEEEKLPVRRRGRPQKPLKDDIEEDEDVEKIEEEEEDSESAKSSVLNKDSKNQPTVENGRKRKRASQVKENLDSIKEENGVGNKTNTNEAVKSVGFRQNGSRRKNKPRRAAEVGVECR; encoded by the coding sequence ATGGGTAGAGGGAGAGGAAAGGGTAAGAAACAATTGAGTACTGCTGCTCGTGAAGATGCCGGAAGTGGTGAGGAGGAGAAATTACCGGTGAGGAGAAGGGGAAGGCCACAGAAACCACTGAAGGATGACATTGAGGAAGATGAAGATGTTGAGAagatagaagaagaagaagaagacagtGAAAGTGCAAAGAGCTCTGTTTTAAATAAAGATAGCAAGAATCAACCCACTGTTGAGAATGGCCGGAAGAGGAAAAGGGCTTCGCAAGTCAAGGAAAACTTAGATTCTATCAAAGAGGAAAATGGTGTGGGAAACAAGACTAACACTAATGAAGCAGTGAAGTCTGTTGGATTCAGACAGAACGGCAGCAGAAGAAAGAACAAGCCTCGTCGGGCTGCTGAAGTTGGTGTGGAGTGCAGATGA
- the LOC140009740 gene encoding probable disease resistance RPP8-like protein 2, producing MRCKATGFGQLRFLRFERLPNLEKWNVDEGAMPNLSVLTIVYCLNLEMVPSGLKFVTTLKELNIVRMPKKFTDRIQATNGHEDQGQDFDKVSHIPSINVRNVSSDQAWLIS from the exons ATGAGGTGCAAGGCAACGGGTTTTGGCCAACTTAGATTTCTTCGTTTTGAGCGTCTACCGAACTTAGAGAAGTGGAATGTTGATGAAGGAGCCATGCCCAACCTTTCGGTCTTGACGATTGTATATTGCCTAAATCTGGAGATGGTTCCCAGTGGATTGAAATTCGTTACAACTCTGAAAGAGTTGAACATTGTGCGGATGCCAAAGAAATTCACAGATAGGATCCAAGCAACAAATGGTCATGAAGATCAGGGACAGGATTTTGACAAAGTCTCCCATATACCCTCTATTAATGTCCGTAATGTTTCATCGGACCAAGCATGGTTGATCAG TTAG